AGTCTCAGCTGGGCCGCGGCGTAGCGGCCGGGATGCGCGCGGGCGTAGTCGCGGTAGACGTCGGCGAGCGCGGTCAGGGCGTCCTTGCCCGCACGTCCGGCCAGGGCGTCGGCGCCGCGGTCGGCCATCTCCTCCAGGGCGAGCAGGGCGATCCGGGTCTTGAGGTCGTGGGAGCTCTTCACGTGCGAGTAGAGGCTCGCGACCTTGACGTCGAACCGCCTGGCGAGCGCCGAGACGGTCACCTGCTCGAAGCCGACCTCGTCGGCCAGTTCCGCGCCGGCCTGGGTCAGGCGCTCGCCGGTCAGCCCTACGCGTCCCATGACCCTCCTCTCATTGCCTGAGTCGATTATGCATTTGCCTAAGAGCTTTAGGCAAATTAGCCTCACCCTTATGAAGCCGCTGACCGAGCAAGAGATCCGCACCGCGTTCGTGAACTGCACCAAGGGCGAGGCCAAGCGCCTCGCCGTCCCCCGCGACCTGGCCGACGTGCCGTGGGCGGACCTCGACTACCTCGGCTGGCGCGATCCCCAGGCCCCCGGCCGCGCCTACCTGGTGGCGGAGTTGGACGGCCTCGCGCGCGCCGTTGCGCTGCGCTCCCCACCACTGCCGGCGGGCACATGCGGCGCAGCATGTGCTCGATCTGCGTGACCACCCACACCGGCGGCGTCTCGCTGATGGTGGCGCCGAAGGCCGGACGGGCCGGACAGCAGGGCAACTCGGTGGGCCTCTACCTCTGCAGCGACCTCTCCTGCTCGCTGTACGTACGGGGCATCAAGGACGCGGGCGCCGGCGCGCGCCTCCACGAGACGATCACGCCGGAGGAGAAGATCCAGCGGACGGTGGCGAACATCGCCGCGTTCGTCGCCAAGGTGACCGCCTGAGTCGTCGGCCGGGCTCGTCGGCTAGGCCGTCCGTTCGGCTCGTCGGTCGGGGCTCAGAGGCGGCGCAGGACGGCGACGACCTTGCCGAGAATGACCGCGTCCTCCGCCGGGATGGGCTGGTAGGCGGGGTTGTGGGGGACGAGCCAGCTGCGGGCGCCGTCGAGCCTCAGGCGCTTCACGGTGGCCTCGCCGTCGATCATCGCGGCGACGATGTCACCGTTCTCGGCGACCGACTGGCGACGGACGGTCACCCAGTCGCCGTCGCAGATCGCCGCCCCGAGCATCGACTCCCCGCGCACGGTCAACGCGAACAGCTCGCCCTCGCCGACGATCTGGCGGGGCAGGGCGAACACGTCCTCGATGTCCTGCTCGGCGAGGATCGGCCCGCCGGCGGCGATCCGCCCGACCAGCGGAACCCGCACGCTCCCCGGCCCCGGCTGCATGGCACCGGCCAGCAGGCGGTCCTCGGCCGACCTGTCGTCGTCCCACACCCGGTAGGCGCGCGGGCGGCGCGGATCCGCGTACAGCACGCCCTTGGCCTCCAGTTGACGGATCTGGTGCGCCACCGAGGAGGTGCTGCTCAGTCCGACGGCGGCGCCGATCTCGCGCATGGACGGCGGGTATCCGCGGCTCGCGACGGTGTCCCGGATCGCGGTGATGATCGCGCGCTGGCGCTCGGTCAGCCCGTCGCTGCCGGCCCGGCCGAGGCCCGGGCGCCGGCCGGGGCGGCCCGGCTCCGGGGTGGTGGTGTCCGGCATGGCGCCCCCTCGCTTCGGTTTCGGTCGGCTTCGGCCGTAACCGGCCCCGCCCGGGATTGGAACATCTTTTCACCGGAAACGGAACTCGGCCCCCGTCGGGCGCAGGGTGCGGGAGGCCTGCCGCCGTCGACCGCTCGCACGGACCGCTGCGACCGGCTGCCGTGACCGGCTGCCACGATCGGCCGTCGGCGCAGCAACGAGCGCAGCACGCCGACTAACCGCCGTCGAGATCCTCCAGCGCCCGCTGCGCGGCCTCCGCGCGGGCCTTCGCCGCCTCGGTCTGCCGGGCCGCCTCTCCGTGCTCCGCGCGCAGCCGGTCCTCGGACTGCCGGGCGGTGAGCAGCCCGTCCTCGGCCGCCCGCAGGGCCTGCGCGGCCTCCGCCACGGCCTGCTCCGCCCGCTCGCGCCGCCCGGTGAGCTCGGCCTGCTTCCGGGTGAGGTCGGAGAGCGCGGCATGCGCGGCGTCGAGCTCGGCCGCGGCCCGGCCGAGTGCGGCGCGGGCGGCCACCCGGGCCGCGCGGTCCGCGGTCCGTCGCCGCTCCTGATCCGCCTCGGCCGCCGACCCGTCGACCGGGGTGGCCCTGCCGCCGCCGTTCCCGCCCGGGGTCGGCCCAGGCGCGGCAGGGAGGCCGGCCGGCATCTCGTCGAGCGCGGCGGGGAGGCATCCCGCCGCTGCCAGCCGGGCGGCCCCCTCGTCGGCGGTGGCCGCCCGCAGCGTCCGCTCCACCTCGCGCTGCTGGGCCTCGCTCAGCTGCTCTCCGCGGGCGGCCGCGTCCCGGACGGCCAAGGCGGTGAGCACGGTGATCGTGCGGTGGCGGCGCGCCGACAGCTCGCGCAGGGCCGGCCCGTCGCCGTCCCGCTGCGCGGTGCGCAGCGCCCGGCCCAGGTCGAGCAGCCCGGTCAGGTCGGCGGCGTGCGCCCTGGCAAGGAGGTTCACGGCGTGCGCGGCCGCGGTGGGCCTGCGCAGCTTGCGGATCCGCGCGGCCAGCGCCCGGTCTCCGTCCTGCCGCGCCCCGGCGGCGGCGCGGTCGCGTGCCGCTGTGAACTCGCCGACCGGCAGCGCGTAGAGCGCCGCTGCGAGCTCGTCACCGGTGTCCGCCATCTCCACCGGACCTTCCTGCCTGCGCCGACGGGTGCCCCGGAGCCGATCCTCCGACACACCCGCGCGGGGTGCCACCGGTCGTGACCACCCCCACCGCGTCGGCCGGCCGGGGCCGGCTGTGTACGGTCGCGGGCATGCCGAGAACAACGCCTTCGCGCCCGCTCGATGTCGAGGAGCTCTTTCCGGGGCTGGCGGCCCACCGGGGCACCACCACCCGGCTCCATCCGCGCCCCGGGCGGCCGGACGCGTCGGTCAGTTCGGTGGGCGGCCCGCTGCTCTGGCCTGTGGACGAACCGTGGCCGGTCTGCACCGAGCCGCACGGTCACGCACGTGGCCGGCGGCCGGCCGACATCCACCGCCGGCGGCAGCTCCTGGCGGCCGCGTGGCTCCGTGATCCGCAGCGCGGCCCCACGGACGGGGAACGGGAGGAGCTCCGGGAGCTCGACCGGCGGCACCGCGTCGACGGGGTCGACGCGACGGATCCGCTGCCGCTGATCGGTCTCGCACAGCTGTACCGGAGGGACGTGCCCGACCTGCCGGCCGGGCCGGACGACTGCGATCTGCTCCAGGTGTTCTGGTGCCCCTTCGACGCGCACGGCCCGACCGGCCACGGCATGCTGCTCGACCTGCGCTGGCGCAGGTCCCGGGAGGTCACCGAGGTGCTGACCGCCCCGCCGCAGCCTCAGGTCGTCGGCTTCGAGGGGTATGTGCCGGAGCCGTGCGTGCTGCATCCGGAGCAGGTGACCACCTATCCGTTCGCCGGCCTGCTCCCGGAGGAGCTGTGCGCCCGGATCGACGCCTGGGACGAGGCGATGGACGAGGCGATGGACGAGGCCTGGGACGAGGCCGAGGAGTCGGCGGGCGGGGACGACGCCGTGGCGTCGGTCCGCTACCAGGACGACCTGTCGATCCCGCCGGGCTGGCGCGTCGGCGGCTTCGCCTCCTGGCACCTCACCGACCCGGCTCCGATGGACTGTCCCAGCTGTGCGACGCCGATGGAGCTGCTGCTGACCGTCGACAGCTCGGAGTGGGACGGCGGCAGCGGCAGCTGGATGCCGCTGGAGGAGCGGGGACTGCTCCCGCGCCCGTCCGCCGATCCGACCGGGGTCAGCGTGGGCCGGTGGGGCGAACTCAACGTCTTCGCCTGCCCCGGGAGTCCCGGCCATCCGCACCGCTGGAGCATTCAGTAGGCCGCGTGAGGCGGCGTCAGGCGTGGACGGCCGCCTGATCGGCCACGGAGAACTCCGCCCGGCACCCGGTGCACCGTGCGGTTCCGAACAGGTGGGTGAGGGCGGTGGCGACGTCCTCCCGGCCGTCGGCGAGCGCCGTGCGGTGGAGGCGTCGGCCGATGCCGTGGAGGTCGGCCGGGTCGGCGGGCCGCAGGGGGAGCGTGGTGGCGTCCGCGGCCGGGGTCCAGTCGCCGC
The Kitasatospora paranensis genome window above contains:
- a CDS encoding TetR/AcrR family transcriptional regulator, whose translation is MGRVGLTGERLTQAGAELADEVGFEQVTVSALARRFDVKVASLYSHVKSSHDLKTRIALLALEEMADRGADALAGRAGKDALTALADVYRDYARAHPGRYAAAQLRLSPEAAAASAGSRHAQMTRAVLRGYDLAEPEQTHAVRLLGSFFHGYVTLEMSGGFSHSAPDSQESWSRILDGLDALLRTWPTA
- the lexA gene encoding transcriptional repressor LexA, whose protein sequence is MPDTTTPEPGRPGRRPGLGRAGSDGLTERQRAIITAIRDTVASRGYPPSMREIGAAVGLSSTSSVAHQIRQLEAKGVLYADPRRPRAYRVWDDDRSAEDRLLAGAMQPGPGSVRVPLVGRIAAGGPILAEQDIEDVFALPRQIVGEGELFALTVRGESMLGAAICDGDWVTVRRQSVAENGDIVAAMIDGEATVKRLRLDGARSWLVPHNPAYQPIPAEDAVILGKVVAVLRRL